The following are from one region of the Anguilla rostrata isolate EN2019 chromosome 7, ASM1855537v3, whole genome shotgun sequence genome:
- the hopx gene encoding homeodomain-only protein: protein MASVGRNGDGMASIHLEEDQVKILEGHFTRVSKHPDQATLMLIAAECGLSEAETAKWFRLRNAQWRQAEGLPAELGSVKD from the exons ATGGCTTCAGTTGGAAGAAATGGAGATGGTATGGCAAGCATACATTTAGAAGAGGACCAGGTCAAAATTCTGGAGGGTCATTTCACCAGAGTTAGCAAGCATCCAGACCAGGCGACGCTCATGTTGATAGCAGCAGAGTGCGGACTATCCGAGGCAGAGACAGCG AAATGGTTCAGGCTACGCAATGCCCAGTGGAGACAGGCCGAGGGTCTGCCAGCTGAACTGGGATCAGTGAAGGACTAA
- the LOC135259498 gene encoding sperm microtubule associated protein 2-like: MVTEKAGCCSRLCPSARILQLAQHKDSKTEWVTTPWKLTWGNQDSIWPLSHAALSAVPTERTLHLAEHKRHFSVWDEQPSRKAQDGLCLTKGSWPFPGTIQYETLVRLSAPKYRSRRPREVRPPHTQRCDRECPIWHYEVSTPARLLSPRLLQLARPKETHPSFRGNRESVETVISETAKLAHSTPRLDLLSMPKMREESHLSFPLRHLEDPIRPVSKHAKRAVASPRVKSLAVPKAVVKDYLPNRDPVWSPPRSLWTGGSKRRDKSA; the protein is encoded by the exons ATGGTCACTGAAAAAGCAG GTTGTTGTTCCAGGCTGTGTCCATCTGCCAG AATCCTGCAACTGGCCCAGCATAAAGACTCCAAAACCGAGTGGGTCACCACACCTTG GAAGCTAACATGGGGGAACCAGGATTCAATATGGCCGCTGTCACATGCTGCATTGAGTGCCGTGCCTACAGAGAGGACTCTGCACCTGGCAGAACACAAGAGACACTTCTCTGTGTGGGACGAACAGCCGAG TCGGAAAGCACAGGATGGGCTTTGCTTGACAAAGGGCTCATGGCCCTTCCCCGGGACGATCCAGTATGAGACCCTCGTCCGGTTGTCCGCTCCCAAATACAGATCCCGTAGACCCCGGGAGGTCAG GCCTCCCCACACGCAACGGTGCGATCGCGAATGTCCCATCTGGCACTACGAAGTGAGCACACCGGCCCGCCTCCTCTCGCCCCGTCTCCTCCAGCTGGCCCGCCCCAAAGAGACCCACCCCAGCTTCAGAGGCAACCGGGAG tcGGTGGAGACGGTCATCTCTGAGACTGCTAAGTTGGCTCATTCCACCCCCAGGCTTGACCTACTCTCCATGCCCAAGATGAGGGAGGAGAGTCACCTGTCCTTTCCTCTGAGACACCTGGAGGACCCCATTCGCCCT GTTTCCAAACATGCCAAAAGGGCCGTGGCGTCCCCTCGAGTCAAGAGCCTGGCGGTACCCAAAGCGGTCGTTAAGGATTACCTCCCAAACCGAGATCCAGTGTGGTCTCCTCCCAGAAGCCTGTGGACAGGAGGCTCAAAGAGGAGAGACAAGTCAGCTTAA